One segment of Ficedula albicollis isolate OC2 chromosome 2, FicAlb1.5, whole genome shotgun sequence DNA contains the following:
- the XIRP1 gene encoding xin actin-binding repeat-containing protein 1 isoform X3 encodes MEKAEKLRPAQSFPSLCHSPRSNPELRTVLLRKALSVSELVARYQRILNGEKSMTKQEHPKSIQRKARGSPATTTGKESAAKEGKQSQDRIISPVPDTADDSATGRSCDSGTRQLTGVGGGSLAVKECQQQRWWTPTDDRARSFLDPAGSTGLTAQRGGGRLCAPSVKELSALFLPQTAAAAAVASPAQPSTVKDNSIHSPHRQKKSKMSEAQKSSKVAIKKMEDDLPPPPAVGSVQVVAPGGQDLNALPVPPPKQAFSKFYQQRQVNELKRLYRHMHPELRKNLEEAVTEDLAEMLNTEDPNAQGSVNLDKVLPGEVQSMRWIFENWALDSIGDHQATKKLTEEEIIPSGDVKSTSLRFESQSINGYNLTTSAKVSETDFARGDVRTARWLFETQPLDTLNKLYSDETEVQEAVLKEPVQGGDVKGAKQLFEAQSLDAIGRCSSVEEKSILQLKSEIQELKGDVKKTVRLFQTEPLCAIRDKSGTIHEIKSVCREEIQSNAVRTARWLFETQPLDTINKDTSKVQIIRGISLEEIGRPDVSGARWIFETQPLDAIREITVEEQDFKASTDFVTGADVTKQRLLFETQTLDSLKGEASESVAAKEQVIGGDVKSTLWLFETQPMETLKDNFEVGRLTKVELSAEEKGDVKQRKHVFETCPLGSISKAFEEEIPATSMEEVVKGDVKSFKTLFETLPLDSIKQADAEPTTKEEEEKIPAGNVKANQILFETTPLYAIKDSFGNFHEVTSVSREQIISGDVKNYKWMFETRPLDQFDESIKKVDIIRGITKQEVVAGDVRTAKWLFETQPMDVIHLQATEGEKHPSVKREISQKGDVKTCRWLFETQPMHTLYEKAEKKQEEDGSVPQADVKSYTWMFETQPLDSLKGQEEQYLQVSKAYSQEELQGVDVKTVRHLFETEPLGSSTASEADRKKTMRYSSRVEFQSGEVSRVKEFFEAKPLDTATKPKSQKDAGTIEAGSVHKFTWLFENYPMDTLKDSSEGIQEIPPEKDVKGGDVGGKRFVFETYSLDQIHDKVDETELQKIQKDTMSKANVKSCTMLFESQPLYAIQDKEGGYHEVTSVQKEEIMKGDMKGARWLFETKPLDQIKKEEEVFVIRAVTQEDIKKGDVQTARWRFETEPLDSFSGGKLSVPRTVDDVQKGDVQSNKQLFESQQVGQKKYVRMVSVSDVQRGDVRTSTWLFENHPVDSLYGDAERSSSMSTVQREDSQKGDVKRCTWLFETQPMDTLKDTEVTASAGAQEEIPRADVKSTTWLFESTPLDKFSASEGSIEIELKERTMKETLETLCTCQAIQHDGILIEANDVESVKMVKYQLSSPGAPEILKEEIVGGHLQRIMLQLLHRTNVEAQSMLVEEDREGKIKVSPLQLLDQSEANKGKEDLSGDVAKALQGLLSQDSSIKKGMVLQETKSGSVKMTLYSLLFHSVQQKVVKGDVKSTIGNLLASSQEQKAAATIKREDNEKGNVQLFASCIEKGDLSYLRNLQQESEIQSLISAQAEEGADESSPRVVLGANMHVLPNKEQMEKVIAGGEPGAVEGAKKGFVCESTGREGVLEREAVHAAGVTGTTVQCLGKSLPTAMGKEEVLSGGLKVTTKSIQRVADASKKAEKEEATTAHLKEPKTMVQGTFPTQVTAQRAEVDGKQQSVVSGQASQTQTEEKALGTDLQAAMQSLRLATAEAKNIQHHVQSKFQRNREEVHTACRQQTVSSQGTTTLQSTVHQQDSSSTKQESSSTATRTTTTRVQEASKTHTSMSQKSIASHKKVSASEEVQGGQLLSQEIQVVPSRDFSIKDGLYTATPVKTYINPCVESDYKEQSVQEERDVGVRGDVQTAIRALHSAATEQRLVEKEDVVRGNLKATLQSLEKSNVNVSRGDFKAAMIYRNAGQSYSVCKKKNETQLASNETAVVASGSQADNDFPPPPSVAVMKAEHCPPSTKAAREGALPLPTSKDEAPGCSALLQTPLPSLSCKPSDQSPAEKPRPPPKPETTAPPRKKPIPPPKPEHLLHEAHSASANNSTNRSTKPIPPPLPPKPSGLREISKPRSSPTELGLNCMEVHEQSGYEEVQAKCCNLETSVKKTVTVQGINPERKMPKYTAKTPLQIAEERYKASKGGQGKVEPDSAETSKPMKNRVVGFEVKQGVMSDKAAAPRKCPGEVAQRQGELCQEENGCSSLSPPACPGRAQAQDVPGKTEPNTSPVGHNTPPKRGEGTAQNASSKVERESVSNSYGLWDSQRVVQQVHERRQTSHSMSFHQQAVNSLEEHQQGNSRQLKCPDREAETPAQEKPAVVMREKKKRETEDERRKRLSVHKEEIMKGNVKEAMEIFENLRRQEQLQEILTRVREFEEETSKVDVKALKSFFEKVPEWVVRQKARQQDKAEAKEDADSAPSVDLVFEDLERASAEILHLKEQTLARIQDIEEAIKKAIYSVSSLKSESDIAGLSGLFKESLGSAQSSVSSSNIRKISIVSSKARQEEVVLETGEAASVESAKVAEKTEAAKAELEVPRLVQPRVSSPSSPSYITIESAARKPAESARAAHSPPNGASPDCLDSPGKRDAFAQNSFSSYNHPSAGSAGHDKKPLEKRPDPVQTKAGLGSMKQHTPGNANHPGSDKEKGSVDSSKESCHCGVKGSFSEYRSLNVASPQNPRRQKSILELQTGPDGSKLYGATRTVMEQYEEMDQFGNKIITSSTTVTKQSETQTSSTCDVVSHPRYEVSASPVFRRYLKSPGEDFHTNGSFQEPGVVFVTFGNSKPKK; translated from the exons GTGACTCAGGCACTCGGCAGCTCACTGGGGTTGGTGGTGGGAGCCTGGCTGTGAAggagtgccagcagcagaggtggtgGACACCGACAG ATGATCGGGCACGGTCATTTTTAGACCCAGCAGGCAGCACCGGCCTCACAGCCCAGCGAGGGGGAGGGAGGCTCTGTGCGCCCTCGGTGAAGGAGCTGTCGGCTCTGTTCCTCCCgcagacagctgctgctgctgctgtcgCCAGCCCCGCACAGCCG AGTACTGTGAAGGACAACTCCATTCATTCTCcccacagacagaaaaaaagcaag ATGTCAGAAGCTCAGAAATCATCTAAAGTTGCCATCAAGAAAATGGAAGATGACCTGCCTCCCCCTCCAGCCGTTGGCTCTGTCCAGGTGGTTGCTCCAGGGGGTCAGGATCTCAATGCACTCCCTGTGCCTCCTCCAAAGCAAGCCTTCTCCAAGTTCTACCAGCAGCGCCAGGTGAACGAGCTGAAGAGGCTCTACAGGCACATGCACCCCGAGCTCAGGAAGAACCTGGAGGAAGCTGTGACTGAGGACCTGGCAGAAATGCTAAACACCGAGGATCCCAATGCACAAGGCTCCGTGAACCTGGATAAAGTTCTCCCGGGAGAAGTTCAGTCCATGCGCTGGATTTTTGAGAACTGGGCGCTTGACTCCATTGGGGACCATCAAGCCACAAAGAAGCTGACAGAAGAAGAGATCATTCCCAGTGGGGATGTGAAAAGCACTTCCCTGAGGTTTGAAAGCCAGTCCATAAATGGATACAACCTGACAACATCAGCCAAGGTGTCGGAAACAGACTTTGCCAGAGGGGATGTTCGCACTGCCCGGTGGCTCTTTGAAACCCAGCCACTGGACACATTAAACAAACTGTATTCTGATGAAACCGAGGTGCAGGAGGCAGTTCTCAAGGAGCCTGTCCAGGGAGGTGACGTGAAAGGGGCCAAACAGCTCTTTGAAGCACAGTCCTTGGATGCCATAGGACGCTGCTCCTCAGTGGAGGAGAAGAGCATCCTACAACTCAAGTCAGAAATCCAGGAGCTTAAAGGTGATGTTAAGAAGACTGTCAGGCTCTTCCAAACAGAGCCCCTCTGTGCCATCAGAGACAAAAGTGGGACTATCCATGAAATCAAGTCCGTCTGCCGAGAAGAAATTCAGAGCAATGCGGTCAGGACAGCTCGCTGGCTCTTTGAGACTCAGCCCCTGGATACCATCAACAAGGACACTTCCAAAGTGCAGATAATCCGTGGGATCTCACTGGAAGAAATTGGAAGGCCAGATGTCAGTGGTGCAAGGTGGATATTTGAAACTCAGCCTCTGGATGCCATCAGAGAAATCACAGTAGAAGAACAGGACTTCAAGGCTTCGACAGATTTTGTCACAGGGGCAGATGTCACCAAACAGCGATTGCTCTTCGAGACCCAGACTCTTGACTCCCTGAAAGGAGAAGCTTCAGAAAGTGTTGCAGCCAAAGAGCAAGTCATTGGAGGTGATGTGAAGTCTACACTCTGGCTCTTTGAAACGCAGCCAATGGAAACCCTGAAAGACAATTTTGAGGTGGGACGTTTGACGAAAGTAGAGCTTtcagcagaggagaagggagatgtgaagcaaagaaaacatgTCTTTGAGACCTGTCCCCTTGGCAGCATCTCCAAGGCATTTGAGGAAGAAATTCCAGCCACCAGCATGGAAGAGGTAGTGAAAGGGGATGTGAAATCTTTCAAGACCCTGTTTGAGACCCTCCCCTTAGACAGCATTAAGCAGGCTGATGCTGAGCCCACCAccaaagaagaggaggagaagattCCAGCTGGCAACGTCAAAGCCAACCAAATCCTGTTTGAGACAACACCCCTGTATGCCATCAAGGATAGCTTTGGCAATTTCCACGAAGTCACCTCTGTAAGCAGAGAGCAGATCATCAGCGGTGACGTCAAGAACTACAAGTGGATGTTTGAAACCAGGCCCCTGGACCAGTTTGATGAAAGCATCAAAAAGGTGGACATAATACGGGGGATCACAAAACAAGAGGTGGTGGCTGGTGATGTCAGGACAGCCAAGTGGCTCTTTGAAACGCAGCCCATGGATGTCATTCACCTCCAAGCCACGGAAGGGGAGAAGCACCCCTCAGTGAAGAGGGAGATCTCCCAGAAGGGGGATGTGAAGACCTGCAGGTGGCTGTTTGAGACCCAGCCCATGCACACCCTGTACGAGAAGGCTGAgaagaagcaggaggaggatggcAGCGTGCCCCAAGCTGATGTGAAATCCTACACATGGATGTTTGAGACTCAGCCCCTGGACTCCCTGAAAGGCCAGGAAGAGCAGTATTTGCAAGTCAGTAAGGCCTACAGTCAGGAGGAGTTACAGGGAGTGGACGTCAAAACTGTCCGGCACCTGTTTGAGACTGAGCCCTTGGGCAGCAGCACCGCCAGCGAAGCTGACCGGAAAAAAACCATGCGGTACTCCAGTCGTGTGGAGTTCCAGTCTGGGGAAGTGTCCAGAGTGAAAGAGTTCTTTGAAGCCAAGCCCTTGGACACAGCCACCAAGCCGAAATCCCAGAAGGATGCTGGAACAATTGAAGCTGGGTCTGTGCACAAGTTCACGTGGCTCTTTGAGAACTACCCCATGGACACCCTGAAGGACAGCTCTGAGGGCATCCAGGAAATACCTCCTGAAAAGGATGTCAAGGGGGGAGATGTTGGAGGAAAAAGGTTCGTATTTGAGACCTATTCCCTTGATCAAATCCATGACAAAGTGGATGAGACAGAACTCCAGAAGATCCAGAAAGACACCATGAGCAAAGCTAATGTCAAGTCCTGCACAATGCTCTTTGAAAGCCAACCTTTATACGCTATCCAGGACAAAGAGGGGGGATACCATGAGGTCACCTCagtgcagaaagaagaaatcatGAAAGGTGACATGAAAGGTGCCCGGTGGTTGTTTGAAACCAAGCCCCTGGATCAGatcaagaaggaagaagaggtgTTTGTGATTAGGGCTGTCACCCAAGAGGACATCAAGAAAGGAGATGTCCAGACTGCCCGCTGGAGGTTTGAGACAGAACCTCTTGACTCCTTCTCAGGGGGAAAGTTGTCTGTGCCCAGAACAGTGGATGACGTGCAGAAGGGAGATGTTCAGTCCAACAAGCAGCTCTTTGAGTCCCAGCAGGTGGGCCAGAAGAAGTACGTGAGGATGGTGAGTGTCAGTGACGTGCAGCGGGGTGACGTGAGGACATCCACTTGGCTCTTTGAGAACCATCCTGTGGACTCGCTGTACGGGGACGCAGAGAGGAGCTCGTCCATGAGCACAGTGCAGAGAGAGGACAGCCAGAAAGGGGATGTAAAACGCTGCACCTGGTTGTTTGAAACCCAGCCCATGGACACCCTTAaggacacagaggtgacagccAGCGCTGGGGCCCAAGAGGAGATCCCGCGTGCAGACGTGAAGAGCACAACGTGGCTCTTTGAGAGCACGCCCCTGGATAAATTTAGTGCTTCCGAAGGTAGCATAGAAATAGAACTGAAGGAAAGAACCATGAAGGAGACTTTAGAGACTCTCTGCACTTGCCAGGCTATCCAGCATGATGGGATCCTCATTGAAGCTAATGATGTGGAGAGTGTGAAGATGGTGAAGTAccagctcagcagcccaggagctccAGAGATCCTGAAAGAGGAGATTGTGGGAGGCCACTTGCAAAGGATTATgttgcagctcctgcacaggacCAATGTGGAAGCACAGAGCATGCTGGTGGAGGAGGACAGAGAGGGCAAGATCAAAGTAAGCCCATTGCAGCTGCTGGACCAGAGTGAAGCCAATAAAGGCAAAGAGGACTTGAGTGGAGATGTTGCCAAGGCCTTACAGGGTCTCCTCAGCCAAGATTCTTCCATCAAAAAGGGGATGGTCCTGCAAGAGACAAAGTCAGGATCAGTGAAGATGACTCTCTACTCCCTCCTGTTCCATTCTGTCCAGCAGAAAGTCGTCAAGGGGGATGTGAAGTCAACGATTGGGAATTTATTGGCTTCTTCtcaggagcagaaagcagcagccaccatCAAGCGCGAGGACAATGAGAAGGGAAATGTCCAACTTTTTGCGAGCTGCATCGAGAAGGGAGACCTCAGCTATCTGAGGAATCTCCAGCAGGAGTCAGAGATACAATCCCTCATCTCTGCCCAAGCTGAGGAGGGGGCAGATGAGAGCAGCCCACGGGTTGTGCTGGGGGCTAACATGCATGTCTTGCCAAATAAAGAACAAATGGAGAAAGTGATTGCAGGAGGTGAGCCAGGGGCTGTGGAGGGAGCAAAAAAGGGATTTGTATGTGAAAGCACGGGCAGAGAGGGTGTGTTAGAGAGAGAGGCTGTGCATGCAGCAGGTGTGACAGGAACCACTGTGCAATGTCTTGGGAagtccctgcccacagccatgGGAAAGGAAGAAGTTCTGTCCGGAGGGCTGAAGGTGACCACAAAGTCAATCCAAAGGGTTGCAGACGCCAGCaagaaggcagagaaagaagaagCCACCACTGCGCATTTGAAAGAACCAAAAACTATGGTACAAGGCACATTTCCAACCCAAGTGACAGCTCAGAGGGCAGAAGTGGATGGGAAACAGCAGAGTGTGGTGTCTGGGCAAGCCAGCCAGACTCAGacagaagaaaaggctctggggaCTGACCTTCAGGCTGCAATGCAAAGCCTGAGGCTGGcaacagcagaagcaaaaaacATTCAGCACCACGTTCAGAGCAAGTTCCAGAGGAACAGGGAGGAGGTCCACacagcctgcaggcagcagacagTCAGCTCACAGGGCACCACGACCCTCCAGTCGACCGTACACCAGCAGGACTCTTCATCCAccaagcaggagagcagcagcactgccaccaggACCACCACCACCAGAGTCCAGGAGGCATCCAAGACCCACACAAGCATGTCTCAGAAGAGCATAGCATCACACAAAAAGGTCAGTGCTTCTGAGGAAGTACAGGGAGGACAACTATTGAGCCAGGAAATCCAAGTTGTGCCCAGTAGAGATTTTAGCATTAAGGATGGCCTTTATACTGCCACACCTGTGAAAACCTATATAAACCCTTGTGTTGAGTCTGATTACAAAGAGCAATCAGTGCAAGAAGAAAGAGATGTTGGTGTCAGAGGGGATGTGCAGACAGCTATCAGAGCACTGCATAGTGCCGCCACTGAACAGCGCCTGGTAGAAAAGGAGGACGTTGTCCGAGGTAATTTAAAAGCCACACTTCAGTCGCTGGAAAAGTCTAACGTTAATGTCTCCAGAGGGGATTTTAAAGCTGCTATGATATACAGAAATGCAGGGCAGTCCTATTCTGtgtgtaaaaagaaaaatgagactCAACTGGCTAGTAACGAGACTGCTGTAGTGGCTTCAGGGTCACAGGCTGATAATgactttcctcctcctccctcagtTGCTGTGATGAAAGCAGAGCATTGCCCACCCTCAACTAAAGCAGCAAGAGAAGGTGCCCTTCCATTACCAACCAGCAAAGATGAAGCCCCAGGATGTTCTGCACTACTCCAAacccctctcccttctctgtccTGCAAACCCAGTGACCAGAGTCCTGCAGAGAAGCCCAGGCCTCCTCCaaaaccagaaactactgcccCACCCAGGAAAAAACCTATTCCCCCTCCAAAACCTGAGCACCTTTTACATGAGGCACATTCTGCCTCTGCAAATAACAGCACAAACAGATCAACAAAACCCATCCCACCACCCCTGCCTCCAAAACCTTCAGGCTTGAGGGAGATCAGCAAGCCAAGGTCTTcccccacagagctgggattaaACTGCATGGAAGTTCATGAACAATCAGGCTATGAGGAGGTTCAAGCAAAATGCTGCAATCTAGAGACGTCTGTGAAGAAGACTGTCACAGTTCAGGGTATAAATCCTGAGAGAAAGATGCCAAAATACACTGCCAAAACCCCTCTTCAAATAGCAGAAGAAAGGTACAAGGCCAGCAAAGGAGGACAAGGAAAGGTAGAACCAGACAGTGCTGAGACCTCAAAGCCAATGAAAAATAGAGTGGTTGGTTTTGAAGTCAAGCAGGGAGTGATGAGTGATaaagcagctgctccaaggaAATGCCCAGGAGAGGTGGCtcaaaggcagggagagctgtgccaAGAGGAGAATGGGTGCTCTTCACTGTCacctccagcctgtcctggcagagcacaggcacaggatgTGCCAGGAAAAACTGAGCCAAACACCTCCCCTGTGGGCCACAACACCCCTCCAAAAAGAGGAGAAGGCACTGCACAAAATGCCTCATCCAAGGTGGAAAGGGAAAGTGTCTCTAATTCTTATGGATTGTGGGATAGTCAGAGAGTCGTGCAGCAGGTGCATGAGAGGAGGCAAACGTCTCATTCAATGTCCTTCCATCAGCAGGCAGTAAACTCCTTAGAGGAGcaccagcagggaaacagcaggcaACTGAAATGTCCTGACAGGGAGGCAGAGACACCTGCCCAGGAGAAGCCAGCAGTCGttatgagagagaaaaaaaagagagaaacgGAAGATGAGCGTCGGAAGAGGTTGTCAGTACACAAAGAGGAGATCATGAAAGGCAATGTCAAGGAGGCTATGGAGATCTTTGAGAACCTCAGGagacaggagcagctgcaggagatcTTGACCCGAGTGAGGGAGTTTGAGGAGGAGACAAGCAAGGTGGACGTGAAAGCTCTCAAGAGCTTCTTTGAGAAGGTGCCCGAGTGGGTTGTGCGCCAGAAGGCaaggcagcaggacaaggcTGAGGCAAAGGAGGACGCTGACAGTGCCCCCTCCGTGGACCTGGTTTTTGAGGACCTGGAGAGAGCAAGTGCTGAGATTCTCCACCTGAAGGAGCAGACGCTTGCCCGCATCCAGGACATCGAGGAGGCCATCAAGAAAGCCATTTATTCTGTTTCTAGCCTCAAGTCTGAGTCAGACATTGCTGGGCTCTCAGGGCTGTTCAAGGAGTCTCTGGGGAGCGCCCAAAGCTCCGTGAGCAGTAGCAATATCCGTAAAATCAGCATTGTTTCCAGCAAAGCCAGGCAAGAGGAAGTCGTGCTGGAGACAGGGGAAGCAGCATCTGTGGAAAGTGCAAAGGTGGCAGAAAAGACAGAGGCAGCCAAGGCAGAGCTCGAGGTGCCCCGCCTCGTTCAGCCTCGTGtcagctctccctcctctccttcctaCATCACCATCGAGTCTGCTGCCAGGAAACCAGCAGAatcagccagggcagcacatTCCCCCCCGAATGGCGCTTCACCAGACTGTCTTGACTCTCCAGGAAAGAGGGATGCTTTTGCTCAGAACAGCTTTAGCTCCTATAACCACCCCTCAGCAGGGTCTGCTGGGCACGACAAGAAACCCTTGGAGAAGAGGCCAGACCCCGTCCAAACAaaagctgggctgggctccatGAAACAGCACACGCCTGGCAATGCCAACCATCCAGGCAGTGACAAAGAGAAGGGTTCTGTGGACAGCTCCAAAGAGAGCTGCCACTGCGGGGTGAAAGGCAGCTTCTCGGAATACCGCTCCCTGAACGTCGCCAGCCCACAAAACCCACGGAGGCAGAAAAGCATCTTGGAGCTGCAGACAGGGCCTGATGGGTCCAAGCTCTACGGGGCCACCCGGACTGTCATGGAGCAGTATGAGGAAATGGACCAGTTTGGAAACAAAATCATCACTTCGTCCACCACAGTCACCAAGCAATCCGAGACACAAACGTCATCCACGTGCGACGTGGTTTCTCATCCCCGCTATGAGGTGTCTGCCTCACCTGTGTTTCGGAGGTACCTGAAGAGCCCAGGTGAAGATTTCCACACCAATGGGAGTTTTCAGGAGCCAGGAGTGGTCTTTGTCACCTTTGGCAACTCCAAGCCAAAGAAATAG